GCGCCGGCGCCGCGTCGCCTTGTATGGCGGGGAGGCGCTGTCTATCATGGCCGAAGCGCCGGCCGGTCGCGCGCGGATGCGAATTCCCCGCGGTTTCCGGTCTTTCTTGAACGCGATCAAGCGGCCGCCACGCGGCGGGCGCGCGGGAGAACGACAATGCGGATGCGGATCATCGGGGCGCTGGCGGCGCTGCTTCTCGTCGCGGCGTGCAGCAGCACCGAGCCGGCCCAGCCCGGCGGCGCCACGGCCACGGCGGCACCGGGATCGCTCGCCCACTTCCAGCAGGTCGCCGGCGACCGCGTCTATTTCGAGACCGACCAGTCGACCCTGACCACCGACGCCCGCGCCACGCTCGACAAGCAGGCGGCGTGGCTGAAGCAGTACGGCGACCGCTACGGCACGTTCATGATCGAGGGCCACGCCGACGAGCGCGGCACGCGCGAGTACAACCTGGCGCTCGGCGCCCGACGCTCGACGGCGGCGCGCGCCTACCTCGCGACCCAGGGCGTCTCCGGCGCGAAGCTCAAGACCACCAGCTACGGCAAGGAGCGTCCCGAGATCGTCGGCAGCGACGAGGGCGCCTGGTCGCGCAACCGCCGCGCCGTGACCGTGCCGCAGTAGAATTCCCGGCATCCCGCCGACGACGGCCCGCCGCGAGGCGGGCCGTTTCGATTCCGCCCGGGGCGAGCGTGGCGTGGCTCCGCCCGGGGCGAGCGTGGCGTGGCCGGCCGGCAACACGGGCGGCGAATCTCGACCAGCGGTCCAAGCGCCCCGGTTTCGCCGCCGTTCCGCCGGACGTCGGGCCCATTCCGCGGCCAGCGTGGCGGGCGCCGGACGTCGCAACGCCGGCTCCCATGGAGAGATCGACCATGCAACGCAGACGGATTCTCGGCCTCGCGCCGGCGCTTCTCGCGGTCGCGGCCTGCGGCGCCACGCCGGAGGCGCCGGGCGGCGCCACCGGCACGGCGGCGCCGGGCTCGCCCGAGCATTTCATGCAGTCCGCGGGCGACCGCGTGTTCTTCGAGCTCGACAGCTGGACGCTGACGCCGGTGGCGCGCGAGACGCTGACGCGCCAGGCGGCGTGGCTCAAGCAGTACGGCGAGCGCTACCCCGTCGTGACGATCGAGGGCCACGCCGACGAGCGCGGCACGCGCGAGTACAACATCGCGCTGGGCGAGCGCCGCGCCGCCGCGGCGCGCGACTTCCTCGCCGCCGGCGGCGTGGCGCGCGGCAAGCTCAGGATCGTGAGCTTCGGCAAGGAGCGGCCGGAGATCGTCGGCAACGACGAGGGCTCGTGGTCGCGCAACCGCCGCGCCGTGACGACGTTGCGCTGACGCCGCGCGGCGTCTTGATCGCCGCCGGCGCGTTGTCGATAGTGGGTTTCCGCGCGCCCCGCGCGGAACGGTCCGGAGTCCACCATGAACGGAATCGTCAGAGCCGGGTTCCTCGCCGCCGGCCTCGCCACGGCGGCCGCGGCGTCGTTCGCGTCCGCGCCGGCGTCCGCGCAGGGGACCTACCGCACGGAGGAGCGCTTCATCGAGATGGAGCGCCTGATCACCCAGCTCACCGGCCAGGTCGAGCGCCTGCAGAACCAGGTCCAGCAGCTCCAGCAGCAGATGGAGCGCCAGCAGGCCGACTACGATTTCCGCCTGCGCGAGCTCGAGGGCAAGGGTGGCGGCGCCCGTCCGCCGGGTGGCGCCGCGCCGCGGCCGCCGGCCGGCGGCGCCTACGTGACGCCGCCCGCCGCCCCCGGTGGGCTGTCGCGGGGACAGGTCACCGACACGCGGCCCCTCGGCGGCGCCGTGATCCCGCCGCCGGGCGGCGCCGGCCTGCCGCCGGCGCCACCGCCGCCACCGCCGCCAACCGCCGGGACGGGGACGCCGGAGCAGACCTACAACACCGCGCTCTCGGCGATGGGCAACAGCGACTACGCCGGCGCCGAGCGCGGCTTCCGCGATTTCCTGACGCGCTTTCCACGCCACGGGCTGGCCGGCAGCGCGCAGTACTGGCTGGGCGAGACCCACTACATCCGCCGCGACTACGCCGCCGCCGCCGCGGCCTTCGCCAACGGCTACAAGAACTACCGCACCAGCCCGAAGGGGCCCGACAACCTGCTGAAGCTCGGCATGTCGCTGCAGGCGACCGGCAAATCCGAGGACGCCTGCGTCGTCTACGGCCAGTTCCCGCAGGTCTATCCCAACGCCAACGACGTGCTGAAGCGCCGCGTCGCCGCCGAGCGCCAACGCAGCCGCTGCGGCTGATCGGCGACGTCGCGGGCGCCGGGGCCTCGCGCGCCGCTTCCGCGGGCGCGCCGGCGGGGGCATCATCGGCGCATGCCCGGCGCCACATCGAGGACATCGGCGACGCCCGTCGCCGCCGCCGAGTTCGCGGCGCTGATGCGGCCGTTCGAGCCGTTCGAACGCCATCCGCTGCTCGCCGTGGCCGTGTCGGGCGGCCGCGACTCGCTGGCGCTGGCGCTGCTGGCGCGCGAATGGGCGCGCGGCCGCGGCGGCGACATCGTGGCGCTCGTCGTCGACCACGGGCTGCGGCGCGAATCGGCCGACGAGGCGGCGCGGGTGCGCGGCTGGATGGCGGCGCGCGGCATCGCCTGCGAGACGCTGGCATGGCGGCCGTCGCCGCCGCGGCGCACCGGGATCCAGACGGCCGCCCGCGACGCGCGCTACGCGCTGCTGTTCGGCTGGTGCGTCGACAACGGCGCGCTGCATCTGCTGACCGCCCACCAGGCCGACGACCAGGCCGAGACCCACGCGCTGCGCGCGGCGCGCGGCAGCGGGCCCGACGGGCTGGCCGGCATGTCGGCGGTGGTCGAGCGGCCCGGGGCGCGGCTGCTGCGTCCGCTCCTGCCCGTCCCGCGGGCGCGGCTGACGGCCACCCTTCTCGGGCGCGGTCAGGCGTGGCTCGACGATCCCAGCAACGCCGATCCGCGCTTCGCGCGCGCGAAGCTGCGGCGCGACGGGCTGCCGGCGCCGCGCGTGGTGGTGCTGC
The genomic region above belongs to Rhodospirillales bacterium and contains:
- the pal gene encoding peptidoglycan-associated lipoprotein Pal, translated to MRIIGALAALLLVAACSSTEPAQPGGATATAAPGSLAHFQQVAGDRVYFETDQSTLTTDARATLDKQAAWLKQYGDRYGTFMIEGHADERGTREYNLALGARRSTAARAYLATQGVSGAKLKTTSYGKERPEIVGSDEGAWSRNRRAVTVPQ
- a CDS encoding OmpA family protein, coding for MQRRRILGLAPALLAVAACGATPEAPGGATGTAAPGSPEHFMQSAGDRVFFELDSWTLTPVARETLTRQAAWLKQYGERYPVVTIEGHADERGTREYNIALGERRAAAARDFLAAGGVARGKLRIVSFGKERPEIVGNDEGSWSRNRRAVTTLR
- the ybgF gene encoding tol-pal system protein YbgF, encoding MNGIVRAGFLAAGLATAAAASFASAPASAQGTYRTEERFIEMERLITQLTGQVERLQNQVQQLQQQMERQQADYDFRLRELEGKGGGARPPGGAAPRPPAGGAYVTPPAAPGGLSRGQVTDTRPLGGAVIPPPGGAGLPPAPPPPPPPTAGTGTPEQTYNTALSAMGNSDYAGAERGFRDFLTRFPRHGLAGSAQYWLGETHYIRRDYAAAAAAFANGYKNYRTSPKGPDNLLKLGMSLQATGKSEDACVVYGQFPQVYPNANDVLKRRVAAERQRSRCG
- the tilS gene encoding tRNA lysidine(34) synthetase TilS yields the protein MPGATSRTSATPVAAAEFAALMRPFEPFERHPLLAVAVSGGRDSLALALLAREWARGRGGDIVALVVDHGLRRESADEAARVRGWMAARGIACETLAWRPSPPRRTGIQTAARDARYALLFGWCVDNGALHLLTAHQADDQAETHALRAARGSGPDGLAGMSAVVERPGARLLRPLLPVPRARLTATLLGRGQAWLDDPSNADPRFARAKLRRDGLPAPRVVVLRRVGRLALERARMDARVAAAMAGCAWLHPLGGAYVDAGAFAALDAPVAARVLARLVVAVAGAEHAPRLPRIERAAAALRRAGTTTGLTVGGCRVVWRGGGWLVAREAGGATDGRFTRSAADLSPSAGAPVVGLARPIAEAWPATPGLAVLTAGLGPVSRVGGVDIEGGRGVPEAGAGPSVCFRPRQPAAGAPFVPCIAAPDDQIERTKSVPGAS